Below is a genomic region from Balneola sp. MJW-20.
TATAAAGGATGAAAAGGCCGGATTTATTACCGGAGTATTTGCAGATAGTTTTCAGGTTATCGATGCTAAAACAGAAAGGGTTGTTCTTGACGCTGAAGTAACTTCCGATCCGGTTTTTGATGACCTCTCAGGTGATTACATGCAGAAGGTTGATTTCAGTGAGCTTATGAATGAGGGAGCATATAGGCTCAAAATCAATGGGTTACCAAAAGTATCAGGTGTTTTTGAGATATCTGAAGATCCCTACAGTAATGGTGCTATTATGGTATTGAGAAGTTTTTATCTACACAGATGTGGTATTTCAATTACCGAAGGAGACTGGGAGAGACCTTTTTGTCACCTTAAACCTGCATATGTATATGCAGATGAAAGTAAAGAAAGAAAAGTCCAGGGTGGATGGCATGATGCCGGCGACTATAACAAATTTACAGTTACCCATAATATTGCTATAGCCTACTTATTGATGCAATATCTGGATAATCCGGCTAAATATATTGACGGGCAACTGAACCTGCCGGAATCCGGAAATCATATTCCGGATATCCTGGATGAGATAAAGTGGGGGCTGGATTGGCTGATTAAAATGCAGGATGAATCCGGCGGACTGAATCATAAGGTTTCCATCAAAGAGTGGACCGGAGAAAACCTTCCCCAGGATGAGACAGATCAGCAGTATATATTTCGCATAAGCAGTACCGGAACAGCGGGGGCTGCTGCAGTATTTGCTATGGCCTCATCCGTATATGAAAAATATGATAGGGCATACTCGGAAAATTTAAAAAACCGTGCTATACGAGCATGGGAGTATTTGGAAGAAAATGAAGAATTATCTGCAGCTGGTGGTTTTATAAACCCTGAAGGAGTAACAGGGGGGGAATATGGTGATAAAGTTGATACTGACGAACGTCTTTGGGCTTCGGTTGAATTGTTTAAGGTTACCGGAGAAATACAGTACCTGAACTATTTTAATAATAATTACGGCAGCTCATTTAGTGTTTTGAGCTGGCTAAATCTTATAAACCTCGCCTACTATTCCTACCTGAATCTGAGCCCGAAGACAGATGGTGTGGATCCGGATATATATAATGATCTGCAGAACAGAATGCTTTCTTATGGTAATTCAATACTTAAGAAAATGAATGAAAGCGGATATGCTTATTCGCTGAAGGAAAATGAATTCTACTGGGGTTCAAACAGTGTGGCAATGGGTTATTCATTTGACCTTATTCAAATCTATAAACTCACGATCGAGGATAAGTACCGGGAAGCAGCGTTAAATCAACTGCATTATGCTCTTGGAAGAAATCCACTCGGGCTTTCATTTGTAACAGGCCTGGGATTCAGATCAGTACAGGATCCGTATCATCAATTATCAAAGTTACAGGGAAACGGCATTCCGGTGCCGGGCATGTTGGTGGGAGGGGCTAACTATTTCTCCAGGTTAAACGGGGAAATGCTTTCACCATATGCGGCTAAAAGCTATGAGGATTCATTCAGGAATTATATGGTGAATGAGCCTGCAATAAACTATACAGCTTCGTTCAGTTATACGATAGGGTATTTTTCAGATCTAGGTTTCGCTATAAATCAATAAACAAAATGATAATAATAGAGATCATACAATTAGTGCTGCTCAGTTTAACGGGGATATTTATCCTCTACGTATTTTTTCTGAGTGTGTTTGCCCTTATGGCAAAAAAGAGAAAAGATTTTGAGGCGGATAGCCAGAGAAAGTTTGCAGTTGTAATACCGGCGCATAATGAAGAGATAATGATTTCACAGACTCTTTATAGTGCTTTTTCTATGATCTATCCAAAGAATTCCTATGAGATCTTTGTGGTGGCAGATAACTGTGAAGATCATACCGCTGAGATCGCCGAGAAAATAGGGGCAACGGTACTGGAAAGGAACCATGAAACCGATCATGGTAAAGGATATGCACTAAGGTGGGCTTTCAGCAAGGTAATTGAGATGAAAAAGTTTGATGCGATTGTTGTGATTGATGCAGATACTCAAATTTCAGGCAATTTTCTGAAAGTCATGAATTACTATATGGAGCAGGGGGCAAAGGTAATTCAGAGTAGTGATGTGGTTCAGCCTCAACCCAATGTCTGGAGTAGTGAAATGACACGAATAGGCTTCACGCTGTATAATATAGTAAGGCCACTTGGAAGAAGTTTCCTGGGTTTGTCGATGGGATTACGCGGGAATGGCATGTGCTTTGATGTGAATGTTCTAAAGGAAACTCCCTGGGAAGCTTATTCTTTGACCGAAGACATCGAGTACGGAATTTTATTAATGCTGAAAGGGCATCATATTAAGTTTGCTCCGGAAGCAACCGTTACTGCGAAGATGCCGGAAAAGGCTAAAAATGCAGAATCTCAGCGGGCTCGCTGGGAAATAGGAAGGTATCCAATTATGAGGAGGTATAGCTTTCCTCTGATCAAAGCATTTTTCAGTAAGAGATCGTTGTCTTATCTGGACACATTTATTGACCTGATCATGCCGCCTATGGTAAATCTTTTGCTGGTGATCTGTGTGTTTATGGGAATAAACACACTATTAGCAGTAGTCGGTTTAACTGCTTTCTGGCCTTTTGCTCTGGCCTGGTTTAGTATTTTCCTGATCGCCTTAGCTCATCTGTTCATTGGTTTCAAAGCTGCAAAGGTAGATAGAAACCTGTATGTTGCTCTAGCTCATGTTCCTAAATACGCCATCTGGAAGTTTTTGCTTTATGCAAAAGCTATATTCAAGGCCAAAGAGGATAAATGGATAAGGACCTCCAGGGAGTCATCATCCAACGTTGATCAGGTAGTCTGATAATTTAGATCCCGGCCAGAATAGAATAAGGCCGGGTCTGTTTGAGGAGGTTACCAGAGTAATAAGCTAATTAGCTAAAGGTTTATTTAACCGGTTTAGCGGTAAATGCATTTACTTTGTAGCTGAACCGTGCCGGCTCCCCGTCAGCAGCACCTTCAGCCGCCAGATCGCGAATTTTATCACAGAGTTCATCCCATAGTTTTCCTTCATGAACGAGATAACTTTGTGATAAAGCTAACCCGATCATGGATTCCTCATTCATTTCCTCAGTATAAATGTACCGATGTCTGCGAACCTCTTTGAAATAAGGAAGCGTTTTGAACTTCCAAAGGAACCGGATACGCCATTTTTTAATAAAACCGGAAGGGAACCCATCATAAGGAGAAACGCTATCCGGGTTCTTGTTGGTGGCATTGGAAATAAGATCAATATACTTTTTTGTAAATGGATCTTCCT
It encodes:
- a CDS encoding glycoside hydrolase family 9 protein, coding for MLPILSGLIVSGCKKAAPIDNIKINNVGYDIKDEKAGFITGVFADSFQVIDAKTERVVLDAEVTSDPVFDDLSGDYMQKVDFSELMNEGAYRLKINGLPKVSGVFEISEDPYSNGAIMVLRSFYLHRCGISITEGDWERPFCHLKPAYVYADESKERKVQGGWHDAGDYNKFTVTHNIAIAYLLMQYLDNPAKYIDGQLNLPESGNHIPDILDEIKWGLDWLIKMQDESGGLNHKVSIKEWTGENLPQDETDQQYIFRISSTGTAGAAAVFAMASSVYEKYDRAYSENLKNRAIRAWEYLEENEELSAAGGFINPEGVTGGEYGDKVDTDERLWASVELFKVTGEIQYLNYFNNNYGSSFSVLSWLNLINLAYYSYLNLSPKTDGVDPDIYNDLQNRMLSYGNSILKKMNESGYAYSLKENEFYWGSNSVAMGYSFDLIQIYKLTIEDKYREAALNQLHYALGRNPLGLSFVTGLGFRSVQDPYHQLSKLQGNGIPVPGMLVGGANYFSRLNGEMLSPYAAKSYEDSFRNYMVNEPAINYTASFSYTIGYFSDLGFAINQ
- a CDS encoding glycosyltransferase family 2 protein translates to MIIIEIIQLVLLSLTGIFILYVFFLSVFALMAKKRKDFEADSQRKFAVVIPAHNEEIMISQTLYSAFSMIYPKNSYEIFVVADNCEDHTAEIAEKIGATVLERNHETDHGKGYALRWAFSKVIEMKKFDAIVVIDADTQISGNFLKVMNYYMEQGAKVIQSSDVVQPQPNVWSSEMTRIGFTLYNIVRPLGRSFLGLSMGLRGNGMCFDVNVLKETPWEAYSLTEDIEYGILLMLKGHHIKFAPEATVTAKMPEKAKNAESQRARWEIGRYPIMRRYSFPLIKAFFSKRSLSYLDTFIDLIMPPMVNLLLVICVFMGINTLLAVVGLTAFWPFALAWFSIFLIALAHLFIGFKAAKVDRNLYVALAHVPKYAIWKFLLYAKAIFKAKEDKWIRTSRESSSNVDQVV